Proteins encoded together in one Micromonospora auratinigra window:
- a CDS encoding phosphopantetheine-binding protein, with protein sequence MWDQRFETILRQHLPFLGPDEPLLGGTSLRDSGLDSLAMVELLATLESEYNVRFLDEAMSMETFATPQTLWSVMSDMLGAPV encoded by the coding sequence ATGTGGGATCAACGGTTCGAGACCATCCTGCGCCAGCACCTGCCGTTCCTCGGCCCGGACGAGCCGCTGCTCGGCGGCACCAGCCTGCGCGACTCGGGCCTGGACTCCCTGGCCATGGTGGAGCTGCTGGCGACGCTGGAGAGCGAGTACAACGTCCGCTTCCTGGACGAGGCGATGTCGATGGAGACGTTCGCCACCCCGCAGACGCTGTGGAGCGTCATGAGCGACATGCTCGGCGCGCCCGTGTGA
- the rph gene encoding rifamycin-inactivating phosphotransferase, giving the protein MGHDVRYVVGLHELDETQVPLAGGKGAHLGALSRIDGVRVPVGFCVTTAAFRRVAAGVPALDDRLDRLSRLGPEDRDGIRALSAEIRRDVEGAVLPDEVSAAITGALAGLGERVGCAVRSSATAEDLPTASFAGQQDTYLNVVGPAEVLRHVSRCWASLFTDRAVTYRQRHGIDHRAVRMAVVVQRMVFPDAAGVLFTADPVTGHRRVSCVEAGFGLGEGLVAGLVNADAYRVRDDRIVERSIAGKPLAVRAAPAGGSTTVPVDPPRRDQPALTDEQVLRLARLGRRIEAHFGSPQDIEWCLVDDEFRIVQSRPVTTLFPVPETDDGEKHVYVSVGHQQMMTDAMRPLGLSVWQLTAMAPMRHAGGRLFVDVARTLAVPARRAALLELVGKGDPLVRDALETVVAGGFLAPAETTPGAARPDPGAARPDAGAARATPVETDPGVVTELIGRSEAALAVLRRDIATRTGPALFDFLLAAFEEHKRLLGDPLSIQVIMAGMEATWWLKERLLAWLGEKNAADTLTLSAPHNITSEMGLALLDVADVIRPYPQVVAFLEQVGDRDFLDDLAGLPGGAAARDAIRAYLDRYGMRCVGEIDITRPRWSERPGTLLPLLLDNVRHFGPGERERRVTRGRRAAERKEREVLARLRALPDGESRAAETKRMIDRVRTFIGYREYPKYAIISRCLVYKQALLAEAGRLVRAGVLVEEEDVFYLTFPELHEVVRSRRVDHGLIRRRRDEFRSYQALTPPRVLTSDGEAVDGAYRRDDVPAGALVGLAVSGGTVEGRARVVTDLAGAGLEPGDILVTAHTDPSWSPLFVTVAGLVTEVGGLMTHGAVIAREYGLPAVVGVPHATRSIRDGQRIRVHGTDGYVELLS; this is encoded by the coding sequence ATGGGGCACGACGTGCGGTACGTGGTGGGTCTTCACGAACTCGACGAGACGCAGGTTCCGCTCGCCGGCGGCAAGGGCGCGCACCTGGGCGCGCTGTCCCGGATCGACGGGGTCCGCGTACCGGTCGGGTTCTGCGTGACCACGGCGGCCTTCCGCCGCGTCGCGGCCGGGGTGCCGGCGCTCGACGACCGGCTCGACCGGCTGTCCCGCCTGGGCCCGGAGGACCGGGACGGGATCCGCGCGCTCAGCGCGGAGATCCGCCGCGACGTCGAAGGGGCCGTCCTACCCGACGAGGTGTCGGCGGCGATCACCGGGGCGCTGGCCGGGCTGGGCGAGCGGGTCGGCTGCGCGGTCCGCTCCAGCGCCACGGCGGAGGACCTGCCGACGGCCTCCTTCGCCGGCCAGCAGGACACCTACCTGAACGTCGTGGGGCCGGCCGAGGTGCTCCGGCACGTCAGCCGGTGCTGGGCGTCGCTGTTCACCGACCGCGCGGTGACCTACCGGCAGCGCCACGGCATCGACCACCGCGCGGTGCGAATGGCCGTGGTGGTGCAGCGGATGGTGTTCCCGGACGCGGCCGGCGTGCTGTTCACCGCCGACCCGGTCACCGGACACCGGCGGGTCAGCTGCGTGGAGGCCGGTTTCGGGCTCGGCGAGGGGCTGGTCGCCGGGCTGGTGAACGCCGACGCCTACCGGGTGCGCGACGACCGGATCGTCGAGCGGAGCATCGCCGGCAAGCCACTCGCGGTGCGCGCCGCGCCGGCCGGCGGGTCCACCACCGTGCCGGTCGACCCGCCGCGGCGGGACCAGCCGGCCCTGACCGACGAGCAGGTGCTGCGGCTGGCCCGGCTGGGCCGGCGGATCGAGGCGCACTTCGGCTCGCCGCAGGACATCGAGTGGTGCCTGGTCGACGACGAGTTCCGGATCGTGCAGAGCCGGCCGGTCACCACGCTGTTCCCGGTGCCGGAGACCGACGACGGGGAGAAGCACGTCTACGTCTCCGTCGGGCACCAGCAGATGATGACCGACGCCATGCGGCCGCTGGGGCTGTCCGTCTGGCAGCTGACCGCGATGGCGCCGATGCGGCACGCCGGCGGCCGGCTCTTCGTCGACGTGGCCCGGACCCTGGCCGTGCCCGCCCGCCGCGCCGCCCTGCTGGAGCTCGTCGGCAAGGGCGACCCGCTGGTCCGCGACGCGCTGGAGACCGTCGTCGCCGGCGGCTTCCTCGCCCCGGCGGAGACCACCCCGGGAGCAGCCCGACCGGACCCGGGAGCAGCCCGACCGGACGCCGGAGCAGCCCGGGCCACGCCGGTCGAGACCGATCCGGGCGTCGTCACCGAGCTGATCGGGCGCAGCGAGGCGGCGCTGGCCGTCCTGCGGCGCGACATCGCGACGCGTACCGGGCCGGCGCTCTTCGACTTCCTGCTGGCCGCGTTCGAGGAGCACAAGCGGCTGCTGGGCGACCCGCTGAGCATCCAGGTGATCATGGCCGGGATGGAGGCCACCTGGTGGCTCAAGGAGCGGCTGCTGGCGTGGCTGGGTGAGAAGAACGCCGCCGACACGCTCACCCTCTCCGCGCCGCACAACATCACCTCGGAGATGGGGCTGGCGCTGCTGGACGTCGCCGACGTGATCCGCCCGTACCCGCAGGTGGTGGCCTTCCTCGAACAGGTCGGCGACCGGGACTTCCTGGACGACCTGGCCGGGCTGCCCGGCGGGGCGGCGGCGCGCGACGCGATCCGGGCCTACCTCGACCGGTACGGCATGCGCTGCGTCGGCGAGATCGACATCACCCGGCCGCGCTGGAGCGAGCGGCCGGGCACGCTGCTGCCGCTGCTGCTCGACAACGTGCGCCATTTCGGGCCGGGTGAGCGCGAGCGGCGCGTCACGCGGGGCCGGCGGGCGGCCGAGCGGAAGGAACGGGAGGTCCTGGCGCGGCTGCGGGCCCTGCCGGACGGCGAGAGCAGGGCCGCCGAGACGAAGCGGATGATCGACCGGGTCCGCACCTTCATCGGCTACCGGGAGTACCCGAAGTACGCCATCATCAGCCGCTGTCTCGTCTACAAGCAGGCCCTGCTGGCCGAGGCCGGGCGGCTGGTACGGGCCGGGGTGCTGGTCGAGGAGGAGGACGTCTTCTACCTCACCTTCCCCGAGCTGCACGAGGTGGTGCGCAGCCGGCGGGTCGACCACGGGCTGATCCGGCGACGCCGCGACGAGTTCCGGTCGTACCAGGCGCTGACCCCGCCGCGGGTGCTCACCTCCGACGGCGAGGCGGTCGACGGGGCGTACCGGCGTGACGACGTGCCGGCCGGCGCGCTGGTCGGCCTGGCGGTCTCCGGCGGGACGGTCGAGGGTCGGGCCCGGGTCGTCACCGACCTGGCCGGGGCCGGCCTGGAACCGGGCGACATCCTGGTCACCGCGCACACCGACCCGAGCTGGTCGCCGCTGTTCGTGACGGTCGCCGGCCTGGTCACGGAGGTGGGTGGCCTGATGACGCACGGCGCGGTGATCGCCCGCGAGTACGGCCTGCCGGCCGTGGTCGGGGTGCCGCACGCGACCCGGTCGATCCGCGACGGGCAGCGGATCCGGGTGCACGGCACCGACGGGTACGTCGAGCTGCTGTCCTGA
- a CDS encoding proline iminopeptidase-family hydrolase produces MDEMTPAPTAKGTVEFGEHRTWYRVTGRLDEGTPPLVVLHGGPGSTHDYLLGLAGLSRTGRPVVHYDQLGNGGSTHLPGRGADFWTVELFLAELDNLLDRLGVAGDYVLFGQSWGGVLAAAHAAGRPAGLRGLVVANAPASYPLWLPELDRLRAALPPGVDATLRRHEAAGTTDSPAYTAAMMVFYQRHVCRRRPLPPELMATFMEINGDPTVYHSMNGPSEFCVTGTLRDYSLLDRLPLIDVPTLVLSGEHDEVTPAAVRPFHDLIPGARWEIVEGASHLPHLETPDRFDALLTEFLDKL; encoded by the coding sequence GTGGACGAGATGACACCTGCACCGACCGCCAAGGGCACCGTCGAGTTCGGTGAGCACCGCACCTGGTACCGGGTCACCGGCCGGCTCGACGAGGGCACGCCACCGCTGGTGGTGCTGCACGGCGGGCCCGGCAGCACCCACGACTACCTGCTCGGACTGGCCGGGCTGAGCCGTACCGGCCGGCCGGTGGTGCACTACGACCAGCTCGGCAACGGCGGCTCCACCCACCTGCCCGGCCGGGGCGCGGACTTCTGGACCGTCGAGCTGTTCCTCGCCGAGCTGGACAACCTCCTCGACCGGCTCGGCGTCGCCGGGGACTACGTCCTGTTCGGCCAGTCCTGGGGCGGCGTGCTGGCCGCCGCGCACGCCGCCGGCCGCCCCGCCGGGCTGCGCGGCCTGGTGGTCGCCAACGCGCCGGCCTCGTACCCGCTGTGGCTGCCGGAGCTGGACCGGCTGCGCGCCGCCCTGCCGCCCGGCGTCGACGCCACCCTGCGCCGGCACGAGGCGGCCGGCACCACCGACAGCCCCGCCTACACCGCCGCCATGATGGTCTTCTACCAGCGGCACGTGTGCCGGCGCAGGCCACTGCCGCCGGAGCTGATGGCGACCTTCATGGAGATCAACGGCGACCCGACGGTCTACCACTCGATGAACGGCCCCAGCGAGTTCTGCGTCACCGGCACGCTGCGCGACTACTCCCTGCTCGACCGGCTGCCGCTGATCGACGTGCCGACGCTGGTGCTCAGCGGCGAGCACGACGAGGTGACCCCGGCCGCCGTACGGCCGTTCCACGACCTGATCCCGGGCGCCCGCTGGGAGATCGTCGAAGGGGCCAGCCACCTGCCGCACCTGGAGACCCCGGACCGCTTCGACGCGCTGCTCACCGAGTTCCTCGACAAGCTCTGA